One Oryza brachyantha chromosome 3, ObraRS2, whole genome shotgun sequence DNA segment encodes these proteins:
- the LOC102704960 gene encoding uncharacterized protein LOC102704960 has translation METTQKADPVEPAAKIARQASQFKRWGRKHPFVRYGLPLISLTVFGAVGLAHLIQGSKEVTKEKEDMEWEVVETTKALSRTGPVEGTYKPKKLSLEDELKALQQKLDINNYDYKKLPRPNEK, from the exons ATGGAAACAACTCAGAAAGCTGATCCAGTGGAGCCAGCAGCTAAGATTGCTCGACAAGCCTCACAGTTCAAACGGTGGGGTCGGAAACATCCATTTGTTCGATATGGACTGCCACTTATTTCTTTGACAGTGTTTGGTGCAGTAGGGCTTGCTCATCTTATACAGGGCAG CAAAGAAGTAACAAAGGAAAAGGAGGATATGGAATGGGAGGTTGTAGAGACAACAAAAGCATTGAGCCGAACAGGGCCAGTGGAAGGAACCTATAAGCCTAAGAAGCTTTCACTAGAGGATGAGCTGAAg GCTTTGCAGCAAAAGCTGGACATAAACAACTACGACTACAAGAAGCTTCCCAGACCCAATGAAAAATAA
- the LOC102714362 gene encoding RNA pseudouridine synthase 5 isoform X1, with protein MAAATTGEIPAEEAPPPRAPCSFGRPWPEFNEGISYTDTFRCADAGATMTLIEFYSTTYKSSAPLPGWIKRIRNGQITVDGEVVTDPDMTLRYLCFLICTDCTDMVLACYLLLQCIVLFYERRPCCYDALFCRQGSKLIYHRLPWQEPFAPHLLGVLYEDDDMIALNKPSGLQVLPKGLFQQRTVLAQLQMKDWKIPSSFCSKQKDVQSHPVPVHRLGRGTSGLLLCAKTKLAKARLAAYFAEGTTNAGKSRDETDMCKVRKISKFYRALVTGILENDEVMITQPIGLVHYPGVAEGLYAACSSGKPAMSKVSVLERLEHRNQTLVQVEIHSGRPHQIRIHLACIGHPLVDDPLYGIGGQPKFDELESSSTDDSFAYDGGYERPLQPVPGDCGYHLHAHWLVLCHPTTNELSLQMIKITAPLPQILQTREEQQDTAKQVGG; from the exons atggccgccgccaccacgggAGAAATTCCGGCGGAAGAGGCCCCGCCGCCACGGGCGCCCTGCTCGTTCGGGAGGCCATGGCCGGAGTTCAACGAAGGGATCTCCTACACCGACACGTTCCGATGTGCCG ATGCAGGCGCCACCATGACACTGATTGAGTTCTACTCCACCACCTACAAGAGCTCCGCACCGTTGCCAGG GTGGATTAAGAGGATTCGTAACGGGCAG ataacagtagatggtgaagttgtcaCTGATCCAGATATGACTCTCCGGTACCTCTGTTTTCTGATTTGTACTGATTGTACTGATATGGTTCTTGCTTGTTATCTTCTTTTGcaatgcattgttttattttatgaacGAAGGCCATGTTGTTATGATGCTCTGTTTTGCAGGCAGGGTTCTAAGTTGATATATCATCGCTTACCATGGCAGGAGCCCTTTGCACCACATTTACTTGGCGTACTTTATGAGGATGATGACATG atagCCCTTAATAAGCCTTCTGGTTTGCAAGTTCTTCCTAAAGGACTCTTCCAGCAGCGTACTGTTTTAGCACAGCTTCAAATGAAAGACTGGAAAATTCCTTCATCATTCTGCTCAAAGCAAAAAGATGTGCAATCACACCCTGTACCTGTTCATCGATTAGGAAGGGGAACATCAG GTTTACTGCTTTGTGCCAAAACTAAGCTGGCCAAAGCTCGGCTTGCAGCTTATTTTGCTGAAGGCACTACAAATGCTGGAAAGAGCAG GGATGAAACAGACATGTGCAAAGTGCGGAAAATTTCAAAGTTTTATCGAGCACTAGTAACTGGTATCCTTGAAAATGATGAG GTTATGATTACCCAACCAATAGGATTAGTTCATTATCCTGGTGTTGCAGAGGGGCTTTATGCAGCATGTTCCTCAG ggaAACCAGCAATGAGCAAAGTGAGTGTTCTTGAGAGACTTGAACACCGTAATCAAACATTGGTCCAG GTTGAAATTCATTCAGGACGGCCACACCAAATTAGGATACACCTTGCATGCATTGGGCATCCCCTTGTAG ATGACCCTCTATATGGCATTGGTGGGcagccaaaatttgatgaaCTGGAATCTAGCAGTACAGATGATTCTTTTGCATATGATGG AGGTTACGAGAGACCTTTGCAGCCTGTTCCTGGAGATTGTGGGTACCATCTACATGCACATTGGCTAGTTCTCTGTCATCCAACTACAAATGAG CTTTCATTGCAGATGATCAAAATCACTGCTCCTCTGCCACAGATCCTACAGACCCGAGAGGAACAGCAGGATACAGCCAAACAAGTCGGTGGTTGA
- the LOC102714362 gene encoding RNA pseudouridine synthase 5 isoform X2 encodes MAAATTGEIPAEEAPPPRAPCSFGRPWPEFNEGISYTDTFRCADAGATMTLIEFYSTTYKSSAPLPGWIKRIRNGQITVDGEVVTDPDMTLRYLCFLICTDCTDMVLACYLLLQCIVLFYERRPCCYDALFCRQGSKLIYHRLPWQEPFAPHLLGVLYEDDDMIALNKPSGLQVLPKGLFQQRTVLAQLQMKDWKIPSSFCSKQKDVQSHPVPVHRLGRGTSGLLLCAKTKLAKARLAAYFAEGTTNAGKSRDETDMCKVRKISKFYRALVTGILENDEVMITQPIGLVHYPGVAEGLYAACSSGKPAMSKVSVLERLEHRNQTLVQVEIHSGRPHQIRIHLACIGHPLVDDPLYGIGGQPKFDELESSSTDDSFAYDGGYERPLQPVPGDCGYHLHAHWLVLCHPTTNEMIKITAPLPQILQTREEQQDTAKQVGG; translated from the exons atggccgccgccaccacgggAGAAATTCCGGCGGAAGAGGCCCCGCCGCCACGGGCGCCCTGCTCGTTCGGGAGGCCATGGCCGGAGTTCAACGAAGGGATCTCCTACACCGACACGTTCCGATGTGCCG ATGCAGGCGCCACCATGACACTGATTGAGTTCTACTCCACCACCTACAAGAGCTCCGCACCGTTGCCAGG GTGGATTAAGAGGATTCGTAACGGGCAG ataacagtagatggtgaagttgtcaCTGATCCAGATATGACTCTCCGGTACCTCTGTTTTCTGATTTGTACTGATTGTACTGATATGGTTCTTGCTTGTTATCTTCTTTTGcaatgcattgttttattttatgaacGAAGGCCATGTTGTTATGATGCTCTGTTTTGCAGGCAGGGTTCTAAGTTGATATATCATCGCTTACCATGGCAGGAGCCCTTTGCACCACATTTACTTGGCGTACTTTATGAGGATGATGACATG atagCCCTTAATAAGCCTTCTGGTTTGCAAGTTCTTCCTAAAGGACTCTTCCAGCAGCGTACTGTTTTAGCACAGCTTCAAATGAAAGACTGGAAAATTCCTTCATCATTCTGCTCAAAGCAAAAAGATGTGCAATCACACCCTGTACCTGTTCATCGATTAGGAAGGGGAACATCAG GTTTACTGCTTTGTGCCAAAACTAAGCTGGCCAAAGCTCGGCTTGCAGCTTATTTTGCTGAAGGCACTACAAATGCTGGAAAGAGCAG GGATGAAACAGACATGTGCAAAGTGCGGAAAATTTCAAAGTTTTATCGAGCACTAGTAACTGGTATCCTTGAAAATGATGAG GTTATGATTACCCAACCAATAGGATTAGTTCATTATCCTGGTGTTGCAGAGGGGCTTTATGCAGCATGTTCCTCAG ggaAACCAGCAATGAGCAAAGTGAGTGTTCTTGAGAGACTTGAACACCGTAATCAAACATTGGTCCAG GTTGAAATTCATTCAGGACGGCCACACCAAATTAGGATACACCTTGCATGCATTGGGCATCCCCTTGTAG ATGACCCTCTATATGGCATTGGTGGGcagccaaaatttgatgaaCTGGAATCTAGCAGTACAGATGATTCTTTTGCATATGATGG AGGTTACGAGAGACCTTTGCAGCCTGTTCCTGGAGATTGTGGGTACCATCTACATGCACATTGGCTAGTTCTCTGTCATCCAACTACAAATGAG ATGATCAAAATCACTGCTCCTCTGCCACAGATCCTACAGACCCGAGAGGAACAGCAGGATACAGCCAAACAAGTCGGTGGTTGA
- the LOC102714362 gene encoding RNA pseudouridine synthase 5 isoform X3, with protein sequence MAAATTGEIPAEEAPPPRAPCSFGRPWPEFNEGISYTDTFRCADAGATMTLIEFYSTTYKSSAPLPGWIKRIRNGQITVDGEVVTDPDMTLRYLCFLICTDCTDMVLACYLLLQCIVLFYERRPCCYDALFCRQGSKLIYHRLPWQEPFAPHLLGVLYEDDDMIALNKPSGLQVLPKGLFQQRTVLAQLQMKDWKIPSSFCSKQKDVQSHPVPVHRLGRGTSGLLLCAKTKLAKARLAAYFAEGTTNAGKSRDETDMCKVRKISKFYRALVTGILENDEVMITQPIGLVHYPGVAEGLYAACSSGKPAMSKVSVLERLEHRNQTLVQVEIHSGRPHQIRIHLACIGHPLVDDPLYGIGGQPKFDELESSSTDDSFAYDGGYERPLQPVPGDCGYHLHAHWLVLCHPTTNEILQTREEQQDTAKQVGG encoded by the exons atggccgccgccaccacgggAGAAATTCCGGCGGAAGAGGCCCCGCCGCCACGGGCGCCCTGCTCGTTCGGGAGGCCATGGCCGGAGTTCAACGAAGGGATCTCCTACACCGACACGTTCCGATGTGCCG ATGCAGGCGCCACCATGACACTGATTGAGTTCTACTCCACCACCTACAAGAGCTCCGCACCGTTGCCAGG GTGGATTAAGAGGATTCGTAACGGGCAG ataacagtagatggtgaagttgtcaCTGATCCAGATATGACTCTCCGGTACCTCTGTTTTCTGATTTGTACTGATTGTACTGATATGGTTCTTGCTTGTTATCTTCTTTTGcaatgcattgttttattttatgaacGAAGGCCATGTTGTTATGATGCTCTGTTTTGCAGGCAGGGTTCTAAGTTGATATATCATCGCTTACCATGGCAGGAGCCCTTTGCACCACATTTACTTGGCGTACTTTATGAGGATGATGACATG atagCCCTTAATAAGCCTTCTGGTTTGCAAGTTCTTCCTAAAGGACTCTTCCAGCAGCGTACTGTTTTAGCACAGCTTCAAATGAAAGACTGGAAAATTCCTTCATCATTCTGCTCAAAGCAAAAAGATGTGCAATCACACCCTGTACCTGTTCATCGATTAGGAAGGGGAACATCAG GTTTACTGCTTTGTGCCAAAACTAAGCTGGCCAAAGCTCGGCTTGCAGCTTATTTTGCTGAAGGCACTACAAATGCTGGAAAGAGCAG GGATGAAACAGACATGTGCAAAGTGCGGAAAATTTCAAAGTTTTATCGAGCACTAGTAACTGGTATCCTTGAAAATGATGAG GTTATGATTACCCAACCAATAGGATTAGTTCATTATCCTGGTGTTGCAGAGGGGCTTTATGCAGCATGTTCCTCAG ggaAACCAGCAATGAGCAAAGTGAGTGTTCTTGAGAGACTTGAACACCGTAATCAAACATTGGTCCAG GTTGAAATTCATTCAGGACGGCCACACCAAATTAGGATACACCTTGCATGCATTGGGCATCCCCTTGTAG ATGACCCTCTATATGGCATTGGTGGGcagccaaaatttgatgaaCTGGAATCTAGCAGTACAGATGATTCTTTTGCATATGATGG AGGTTACGAGAGACCTTTGCAGCCTGTTCCTGGAGATTGTGGGTACCATCTACATGCACATTGGCTAGTTCTCTGTCATCCAACTACAAATGAG ATCCTACAGACCCGAGAGGAACAGCAGGATACAGCCAAACAAGTCGGTGGTTGA
- the LOC102714362 gene encoding RNA pseudouridine synthase 5 isoform X4, which produces MAAATTGEIPAEEAPPPRAPCSFGRPWPEFNEGISYTDTFRCADAGATMTLIEFYSTTYKSSAPLPGWIKRIRNGQITVDGEVVTDPDMTLRQGSKLIYHRLPWQEPFAPHLLGVLYEDDDMIALNKPSGLQVLPKGLFQQRTVLAQLQMKDWKIPSSFCSKQKDVQSHPVPVHRLGRGTSGLLLCAKTKLAKARLAAYFAEGTTNAGKSRDETDMCKVRKISKFYRALVTGILENDEVMITQPIGLVHYPGVAEGLYAACSSGKPAMSKVSVLERLEHRNQTLVQVEIHSGRPHQIRIHLACIGHPLVDDPLYGIGGQPKFDELESSSTDDSFAYDGGYERPLQPVPGDCGYHLHAHWLVLCHPTTNELSLQMIKITAPLPQILQTREEQQDTAKQVGG; this is translated from the exons atggccgccgccaccacgggAGAAATTCCGGCGGAAGAGGCCCCGCCGCCACGGGCGCCCTGCTCGTTCGGGAGGCCATGGCCGGAGTTCAACGAAGGGATCTCCTACACCGACACGTTCCGATGTGCCG ATGCAGGCGCCACCATGACACTGATTGAGTTCTACTCCACCACCTACAAGAGCTCCGCACCGTTGCCAGG GTGGATTAAGAGGATTCGTAACGGGCAG ataacagtagatggtgaagttgtcaCTGATCCAGATATGACTCTCCG GCAGGGTTCTAAGTTGATATATCATCGCTTACCATGGCAGGAGCCCTTTGCACCACATTTACTTGGCGTACTTTATGAGGATGATGACATG atagCCCTTAATAAGCCTTCTGGTTTGCAAGTTCTTCCTAAAGGACTCTTCCAGCAGCGTACTGTTTTAGCACAGCTTCAAATGAAAGACTGGAAAATTCCTTCATCATTCTGCTCAAAGCAAAAAGATGTGCAATCACACCCTGTACCTGTTCATCGATTAGGAAGGGGAACATCAG GTTTACTGCTTTGTGCCAAAACTAAGCTGGCCAAAGCTCGGCTTGCAGCTTATTTTGCTGAAGGCACTACAAATGCTGGAAAGAGCAG GGATGAAACAGACATGTGCAAAGTGCGGAAAATTTCAAAGTTTTATCGAGCACTAGTAACTGGTATCCTTGAAAATGATGAG GTTATGATTACCCAACCAATAGGATTAGTTCATTATCCTGGTGTTGCAGAGGGGCTTTATGCAGCATGTTCCTCAG ggaAACCAGCAATGAGCAAAGTGAGTGTTCTTGAGAGACTTGAACACCGTAATCAAACATTGGTCCAG GTTGAAATTCATTCAGGACGGCCACACCAAATTAGGATACACCTTGCATGCATTGGGCATCCCCTTGTAG ATGACCCTCTATATGGCATTGGTGGGcagccaaaatttgatgaaCTGGAATCTAGCAGTACAGATGATTCTTTTGCATATGATGG AGGTTACGAGAGACCTTTGCAGCCTGTTCCTGGAGATTGTGGGTACCATCTACATGCACATTGGCTAGTTCTCTGTCATCCAACTACAAATGAG CTTTCATTGCAGATGATCAAAATCACTGCTCCTCTGCCACAGATCCTACAGACCCGAGAGGAACAGCAGGATACAGCCAAACAAGTCGGTGGTTGA
- the LOC102714362 gene encoding RNA pseudouridine synthase 5 isoform X6, whose amino-acid sequence MAAATTGEIPAEEAPPPRAPCSFGRPWPEFNEGISYTDTFRCADAGATMTLIEFYSTTYKSSAPLPGWIKRIRNGQITVDGEVVTDPDMTLRQGSKLIYHRLPWQEPFAPHLLGVLYEDDDMIALNKPSGLQVLPKGLFQQRTVLAQLQMKDWKIPSSFCSKQKDVQSHPVPVHRLGRGTSGLLLCAKTKLAKARLAAYFAEGTTNAGKSRDETDMCKVRKISKFYRALVTGILENDEVMITQPIGLVHYPGVAEGLYAACSSGKPAMSKVSVLERLEHRNQTLVQVEIHSGRPHQIRIHLACIGHPLVDDPLYGIGGQPKFDELESSSTDDSFAYDGGYERPLQPVPGDCGYHLHAHWLVLCHPTTNEMIKITAPLPQILQTREEQQDTAKQVGG is encoded by the exons atggccgccgccaccacgggAGAAATTCCGGCGGAAGAGGCCCCGCCGCCACGGGCGCCCTGCTCGTTCGGGAGGCCATGGCCGGAGTTCAACGAAGGGATCTCCTACACCGACACGTTCCGATGTGCCG ATGCAGGCGCCACCATGACACTGATTGAGTTCTACTCCACCACCTACAAGAGCTCCGCACCGTTGCCAGG GTGGATTAAGAGGATTCGTAACGGGCAG ataacagtagatggtgaagttgtcaCTGATCCAGATATGACTCTCCG GCAGGGTTCTAAGTTGATATATCATCGCTTACCATGGCAGGAGCCCTTTGCACCACATTTACTTGGCGTACTTTATGAGGATGATGACATG atagCCCTTAATAAGCCTTCTGGTTTGCAAGTTCTTCCTAAAGGACTCTTCCAGCAGCGTACTGTTTTAGCACAGCTTCAAATGAAAGACTGGAAAATTCCTTCATCATTCTGCTCAAAGCAAAAAGATGTGCAATCACACCCTGTACCTGTTCATCGATTAGGAAGGGGAACATCAG GTTTACTGCTTTGTGCCAAAACTAAGCTGGCCAAAGCTCGGCTTGCAGCTTATTTTGCTGAAGGCACTACAAATGCTGGAAAGAGCAG GGATGAAACAGACATGTGCAAAGTGCGGAAAATTTCAAAGTTTTATCGAGCACTAGTAACTGGTATCCTTGAAAATGATGAG GTTATGATTACCCAACCAATAGGATTAGTTCATTATCCTGGTGTTGCAGAGGGGCTTTATGCAGCATGTTCCTCAG ggaAACCAGCAATGAGCAAAGTGAGTGTTCTTGAGAGACTTGAACACCGTAATCAAACATTGGTCCAG GTTGAAATTCATTCAGGACGGCCACACCAAATTAGGATACACCTTGCATGCATTGGGCATCCCCTTGTAG ATGACCCTCTATATGGCATTGGTGGGcagccaaaatttgatgaaCTGGAATCTAGCAGTACAGATGATTCTTTTGCATATGATGG AGGTTACGAGAGACCTTTGCAGCCTGTTCCTGGAGATTGTGGGTACCATCTACATGCACATTGGCTAGTTCTCTGTCATCCAACTACAAATGAG ATGATCAAAATCACTGCTCCTCTGCCACAGATCCTACAGACCCGAGAGGAACAGCAGGATACAGCCAAACAAGTCGGTGGTTGA
- the LOC102714362 gene encoding RNA pseudouridine synthase 5 isoform X5, giving the protein MAAATTGEIPAEEAPPPRAPCSFGRPWPEFNEGISYTDTFRCADAGATMTLIEFYSTTYKSSAPLPGWIKRIRNGQITVDGEVVTDPDMTLRYLCFLICTDCTDMVLACYLLLQCIVLFYERRPCCYDALFCRQGSKLIYHRLPWQEPFAPHLLGVLYEDDDMIALNKPSGLQVLPKGLFQQRTVLAQLQMKDWKIPSSFCSKQKDVQSHPVPVHRLGRGTSGLLLCAKTKLAKARLAAYFAEGTTNAGKSRDETDMCKVRKISKFYRALVTGILENDEVMITQPIGLVHYPGVAEGLYAACSSGKPAMSKVSVLERLEHRNQTLVQVEIHSGRPHQIRIHLACIGHPLMTLYMALVGSQNLMNWNLAVQMILLHMMEVTRDLCSLFLEIVGTIYMHIG; this is encoded by the exons atggccgccgccaccacgggAGAAATTCCGGCGGAAGAGGCCCCGCCGCCACGGGCGCCCTGCTCGTTCGGGAGGCCATGGCCGGAGTTCAACGAAGGGATCTCCTACACCGACACGTTCCGATGTGCCG ATGCAGGCGCCACCATGACACTGATTGAGTTCTACTCCACCACCTACAAGAGCTCCGCACCGTTGCCAGG GTGGATTAAGAGGATTCGTAACGGGCAG ataacagtagatggtgaagttgtcaCTGATCCAGATATGACTCTCCGGTACCTCTGTTTTCTGATTTGTACTGATTGTACTGATATGGTTCTTGCTTGTTATCTTCTTTTGcaatgcattgttttattttatgaacGAAGGCCATGTTGTTATGATGCTCTGTTTTGCAGGCAGGGTTCTAAGTTGATATATCATCGCTTACCATGGCAGGAGCCCTTTGCACCACATTTACTTGGCGTACTTTATGAGGATGATGACATG atagCCCTTAATAAGCCTTCTGGTTTGCAAGTTCTTCCTAAAGGACTCTTCCAGCAGCGTACTGTTTTAGCACAGCTTCAAATGAAAGACTGGAAAATTCCTTCATCATTCTGCTCAAAGCAAAAAGATGTGCAATCACACCCTGTACCTGTTCATCGATTAGGAAGGGGAACATCAG GTTTACTGCTTTGTGCCAAAACTAAGCTGGCCAAAGCTCGGCTTGCAGCTTATTTTGCTGAAGGCACTACAAATGCTGGAAAGAGCAG GGATGAAACAGACATGTGCAAAGTGCGGAAAATTTCAAAGTTTTATCGAGCACTAGTAACTGGTATCCTTGAAAATGATGAG GTTATGATTACCCAACCAATAGGATTAGTTCATTATCCTGGTGTTGCAGAGGGGCTTTATGCAGCATGTTCCTCAG ggaAACCAGCAATGAGCAAAGTGAGTGTTCTTGAGAGACTTGAACACCGTAATCAAACATTGGTCCAG GTTGAAATTCATTCAGGACGGCCACACCAAATTAGGATACACCTTGCATGCATTGGGCATCCCCTT ATGACCCTCTATATGGCATTGGTGGGcagccaaaatttgatgaaCTGGAATCTAGCAGTACAGATGATTCTTTTGCATATGATGG AGGTTACGAGAGACCTTTGCAGCCTGTTCCTGGAGATTGTGGGTACCATCTACATGCACATTGGCTAG